The following proteins are encoded in a genomic region of Desulfosporosinus youngiae DSM 17734:
- a CDS encoding amidohydrolase, producing MKKLVIKNGQIKTMAGREFLGNIMIEGTKITALFETLDDLPADAEVIDALGCLVLPGFIDAHCHVGIGEEIYRWEGEDFNEMTDPVTPDMRAIDGINPEDEGFRDARLGGVTAVFTVPGSANVIGGTGVVMKTAGKIVDKMIVRDPAGVKVAFGENPKMVYGEQKKMPMTRMGTAALLRQTLVDAQTYKDKLEQGKTDPDKLPERDLGLEVLVRVINREIPLRAHAHRADDIMTAIRIAREFDVDLVIEHCTEGHKIAEELAELGYPAVVGPLLTNRAKVELKDKSFKTPGVLANAGVKVAIMTDHSVTPIEQLPLCAALACKAGMDKEDALRAITINSAEILGVSDRIGSLEVGKDADIVIWSEDPLTITARPLYVIIDGRIVKPESREGGIYE from the coding sequence ATGAAAAAGCTTGTGATAAAGAACGGTCAGATTAAAACGATGGCCGGACGTGAATTCTTGGGAAATATTATGATAGAGGGGACTAAAATAACCGCACTCTTTGAAACACTGGATGACCTGCCGGCAGATGCTGAGGTGATCGATGCCCTTGGGTGTCTTGTACTGCCGGGATTTATTGATGCCCATTGTCATGTCGGAATTGGAGAAGAGATCTATCGCTGGGAAGGAGAAGACTTTAACGAAATGACGGATCCTGTTACGCCGGATATGCGGGCAATTGATGGAATTAACCCGGAAGACGAAGGATTCCGTGATGCCCGTCTGGGTGGGGTGACTGCTGTGTTCACTGTTCCAGGGAGTGCCAATGTAATTGGAGGAACTGGAGTCGTGATGAAGACCGCCGGAAAGATCGTGGATAAAATGATTGTACGCGATCCGGCCGGTGTGAAAGTAGCGTTCGGGGAAAATCCCAAGATGGTTTACGGTGAACAAAAGAAAATGCCTATGACTCGGATGGGAACTGCCGCACTTCTTCGTCAAACCTTAGTGGATGCTCAGACGTATAAAGATAAATTAGAACAGGGTAAAACTGATCCCGATAAACTCCCGGAGCGGGATTTAGGGTTAGAAGTCCTTGTAAGAGTAATCAATCGTGAAATTCCTCTTAGGGCTCATGCGCATCGTGCAGATGATATTATGACCGCAATTCGTATTGCCCGGGAATTTGATGTGGATTTAGTTATTGAACATTGTACCGAAGGACATAAAATCGCAGAGGAACTCGCAGAGCTGGGATATCCAGCTGTGGTAGGGCCATTGTTGACAAACCGGGCTAAGGTGGAGCTTAAAGATAAATCCTTTAAAACTCCTGGTGTTTTAGCCAATGCAGGAGTAAAAGTGGCGATCATGACCGACCATTCAGTTACTCCAATTGAACAACTTCCGCTTTGTGCGGCCTTAGCCTGCAAAGCCGGGATGGACAAAGAGGATGCTTTACGGGCCATCACCATCAATTCCGCAGAAATTTTAGGTGTGTCTGATCGTATAGGGTCACTAGAAGTCGGAAAAGATGCAGATATTGTCATTTGGTCGGAAGATCCATTGACAATTACGGCTAGGCCGCTCTACGTGATCATTGATGGAAGGATTGTAAAACCTGAATCCAGAGAAGGCGGAATTTACGAATGA
- the tsaE gene encoding tRNA (adenosine(37)-N6)-threonylcarbamoyltransferase complex ATPase subunit type 1 TsaE, whose translation MDYEVTSLTVEQTRELGKRLGECLRGGDVVALIGDLGAGKTAFAQGIGEGLGVAGPMTSPTFTLIHEYKGYADESQIRLIHMDLYRLRHPEEAEIIGIEDAFVDDAVCLIEWPEIAKDYLPDDRLSVEIQGSGDMPREIIFRALDSSWKQRLTFLS comes from the coding sequence ATGGACTATGAAGTTACAAGTTTAACGGTCGAACAAACCCGAGAACTGGGGAAACGGTTGGGTGAGTGTTTACGTGGCGGAGATGTCGTCGCCCTGATAGGGGATTTAGGTGCCGGGAAAACAGCCTTTGCTCAAGGGATTGGTGAGGGATTAGGTGTCGCTGGCCCTATGACCAGTCCTACCTTCACATTGATCCATGAGTATAAAGGTTATGCTGATGAGTCTCAAATCCGTTTAATTCATATGGATCTTTATAGATTACGACATCCGGAAGAAGCGGAAATCATTGGGATCGAAGATGCTTTTGTGGATGATGCGGTTTGTTTAATTGAATGGCCGGAAATTGCAAAGGATTATCTGCCGGATGATCGTTTAAGTGTTGAGATTCAAGGAAGTGGAGACATGCCCCGTGAGATTATCTTTAGGGCGTTAGATTCAAGTTGGAAGCAACGATTAACCTTTCTATCCTAA
- the tsaB gene encoding tRNA (adenosine(37)-N6)-threonylcarbamoyltransferase complex dimerization subunit type 1 TsaB: MKYLTIDTTTKVTAVALAEDGKLIGEGFLHTTKTHSERIIPMLEQLITAAAWTLQELDMIGVVCGPGSFTGIRIGIATAQGLAQVLNIPLISVVSLDALAWAGKERMEDVVPILDARKNEWYTARYHWMPGMEKPECLTMPQAMSTGQWLEYLWGLDRSICFVGDAAVKAKKRIEEVLGERAVILPEYISLPRGAYAVRAVWQKWQETGRGEQVEPYYIRFSEAEVNWAKKEKARRSSGNE; encoded by the coding sequence ATGAAATACTTAACTATAGATACAACAACAAAAGTGACAGCCGTAGCCTTAGCGGAAGACGGAAAATTGATCGGCGAGGGCTTTTTACATACCACAAAGACGCATTCAGAGCGTATTATTCCAATGCTTGAGCAACTGATCACAGCGGCGGCTTGGACACTTCAGGAATTAGATATGATAGGCGTGGTGTGCGGACCGGGTTCATTCACTGGAATTCGGATCGGAATCGCGACAGCGCAGGGATTGGCACAGGTTTTGAATATTCCGCTTATTTCTGTAGTATCATTAGATGCCTTGGCATGGGCGGGTAAGGAAAGAATGGAAGATGTTGTTCCTATTTTGGATGCACGTAAAAATGAATGGTACACGGCGCGTTATCACTGGATGCCGGGGATGGAGAAGCCCGAGTGTTTGACCATGCCGCAAGCTATGTCCACAGGTCAATGGTTGGAATATTTGTGGGGGTTAGACCGTTCCATTTGTTTTGTCGGAGATGCGGCAGTTAAAGCTAAGAAGCGTATAGAGGAAGTTCTGGGTGAAAGGGCAGTGATTTTACCAGAGTATATAAGTTTACCCCGTGGTGCTTATGCGGTAAGGGCAGTTTGGCAGAAATGGCAGGAAACAGGCCGGGGGGAACAGGTTGAACCCTACTACATTCGCTTTTCTGAGGCGGAAGTCAATTGGGCAAAGAAAGAGAAAGCGCGGAGGAGCAGCGGGAATGAATAA
- the rimI gene encoding ribosomal protein S18-alanine N-acetyltransferase: MNNGIVRPMRLDDLEAILDIEMASFSTPWSMQAFKAELKDNEYARYVCLELEGKVIGYMGLWFILDEGHITNVAIAPNYRGQKWGEFLMRSVMSKMSNEGMERMTLEVRASNSPAQSLYSRLGFVTAGVRKGYYADTGEDALIMWVELGMEVNKS, translated from the coding sequence ATGAATAACGGGATTGTACGTCCCATGCGCTTGGATGATCTCGAGGCGATCTTAGATATCGAGATGGCCTCTTTTTCTACCCCTTGGTCTATGCAGGCTTTTAAAGCGGAGCTTAAAGATAATGAGTATGCACGTTATGTTTGCCTAGAGCTGGAGGGTAAGGTCATCGGCTACATGGGGTTATGGTTTATCCTGGATGAGGGCCATATTACGAATGTGGCTATTGCTCCAAACTATCGGGGGCAAAAATGGGGGGAGTTTCTTATGCGATCCGTCATGTCGAAAATGTCGAATGAGGGTATGGAGCGGATGACCCTCGAAGTTCGGGCATCGAATAGTCCCGCCCAATCCTTATATAGCCGGTTAGGTTTTGTTACAGCCGGCGTTCGCAAAGGATATTATGCGGATACTGGAGAGGATGCTTTAATTATGTGGGTGGAATTAGGAATGGAAGTGAATAAGTCATGA
- the tsaD gene encoding tRNA (adenosine(37)-N6)-threonylcarbamoyltransferase complex transferase subunit TsaD has protein sequence MTESQESKIVILGIETSCDETSAAVLLNGSDLRSHIISSQIKTHQKYGGVVPEIASREHSLHFQPVVQQALDEAELTFKDLSAIAVTYGPGLVGSLLVGVSGAKAMAYAAGVPLIGINHLEAHVYANFLEHQDLEFPLLALLVSGGHTHLILFEAHGRYKVLGHTRDDAAGEALDKVARTLGLAYPGGPQIQRVAQEGDAQAFKFPRAMLEADSLDFSFSGMKSAVLNTLNSARMRGETLSVPDIAASFQQAVVDVLVHKTLMAINRTRVKTLLLAGGVAANKLLRETLDRTLAERGVRLVYPSPIFCTDNGAMIAAAGYYHYLEGDFAPWTLNAVPGLGFA, from the coding sequence ATGACAGAGAGCCAAGAGAGCAAGATTGTAATTTTAGGGATAGAAACAAGTTGTGATGAGACTTCAGCTGCGGTATTGCTGAACGGATCGGATTTACGCAGTCATATTATTTCGTCACAAATAAAGACGCATCAAAAGTATGGAGGAGTTGTGCCGGAAATTGCCTCACGTGAACACAGCCTCCACTTTCAGCCGGTTGTACAACAGGCTTTAGATGAAGCTGAGCTGACGTTCAAGGATTTGTCGGCTATTGCGGTGACCTATGGACCGGGGTTGGTCGGATCATTATTGGTTGGGGTTTCCGGTGCAAAAGCAATGGCGTATGCGGCCGGGGTCCCACTGATTGGTATTAATCACTTGGAAGCACACGTTTATGCGAACTTTCTTGAGCATCAGGATTTAGAATTTCCACTTTTGGCTTTGTTAGTTTCAGGTGGACACACTCATCTCATTTTGTTTGAAGCTCATGGGAGGTATAAGGTTTTAGGTCATACTCGGGATGATGCGGCCGGAGAAGCTCTGGATAAAGTGGCTAGAACTCTTGGTTTAGCTTATCCGGGCGGCCCCCAAATTCAAAGAGTGGCTCAGGAGGGAGATGCACAAGCATTTAAGTTCCCGCGCGCTATGTTAGAAGCGGATAGTTTGGATTTCAGTTTCAGTGGTATGAAATCCGCGGTCTTGAACACCCTGAATTCTGCCCGAATGCGTGGAGAAACGCTTAGTGTTCCAGATATTGCCGCTTCTTTTCAGCAAGCGGTGGTGGATGTTTTGGTTCACAAAACATTGATGGCTATTAATAGAACCAGAGTCAAGACCTTGCTCTTGGCAGGCGGAGTTGCGGCCAATAAGTTACTGCGTGAAACCTTAGACCGGACATTGGCAGAGCGGGGTGTCCGTTTGGTTTACCCTTCACCGATTTTCTGCACAGACAACGGAGCCATGATTGCGGCGGCCGGGTATTACCATTACTTAGAAGGGGACTTCGCCCCCTGGACACTTAACGCGGTTCCGGGATTGGGATTTGCGTGA
- a CDS encoding 5-formyltetrahydrofolate cyclo-ligase, giving the protein MNEEKITIKAEVRKSCLTQRAALREEERKTKSLIIQQKLKDLPDFQKADTVMLFLNFRDEVETTDLAEATIACKKKLVLPRCAPKGILLPLEVSDLAADLEPGAWGIREPKLTKEEVNPLEIDLVVVPGAGFDLQGNRLGYGGGFYDRFFMRLKPSTPRVALAFECQIIKEVPVDKHDAKMTKLITEKTVYDFNQ; this is encoded by the coding sequence ATGAATGAGGAAAAGATAACTATAAAGGCTGAAGTGCGCAAATCGTGTTTGACTCAGCGAGCCGCGTTAAGAGAGGAAGAGAGAAAGACCAAAAGTTTAATTATTCAGCAAAAACTTAAGGATTTACCAGATTTCCAAAAGGCTGATACTGTGATGTTATTTCTTAACTTTCGTGATGAAGTAGAAACGACGGACTTGGCGGAGGCGACGATAGCGTGTAAGAAAAAGCTGGTATTACCTCGTTGTGCACCTAAAGGCATACTTCTGCCGCTTGAAGTCAGCGATCTGGCAGCAGATCTTGAGCCGGGAGCTTGGGGAATTCGTGAACCTAAACTGACAAAAGAAGAAGTAAATCCTTTAGAGATTGATTTAGTCGTTGTACCTGGGGCCGGTTTTGATCTGCAAGGGAATCGTTTAGGTTATGGGGGCGGCTTCTATGATCGCTTTTTTATGCGGCTGAAACCCTCAACACCAAGAGTTGCCCTTGCTTTTGAATGTCAGATTATTAAAGAAGTACCCGTGGACAAGCACGACGCTAAAATGACTAAATTAATCACGGAAAAAACAGTTTACGATTTTAATCAGTAG
- the nuoE gene encoding NADH-quinone oxidoreductase subunit NuoE — translation MSTACKDLVDPKQIKLDEIINKHKNENGPLIPILQGAQEVYGYLPAHVIKHISKGIRIPVARIYGVVTFYAQFRLTPVGRNLINICLGTACHVRGGAKVVETIEKELKIKDGATTEDGRFTLEVVACIGACGLAPVISINNEVHGRLSPDKIAGILAKYE, via the coding sequence TTGAGCACTGCATGTAAGGATTTAGTAGATCCTAAGCAAATTAAGTTGGATGAAATTATTAACAAGCATAAAAATGAGAATGGGCCTCTCATTCCCATTTTGCAAGGAGCCCAAGAGGTGTATGGGTATTTACCCGCTCATGTCATTAAACACATCAGCAAAGGAATTCGTATTCCAGTGGCAAGGATTTATGGAGTGGTAACGTTTTATGCTCAGTTTCGTCTGACGCCAGTAGGTCGAAATCTCATTAATATCTGTTTAGGAACTGCTTGCCATGTTCGTGGAGGCGCCAAAGTCGTTGAAACGATCGAGAAAGAGTTAAAGATTAAAGATGGTGCTACGACCGAAGATGGCCGTTTTACCTTGGAAGTCGTGGCATGTATTGGAGCGTGTGGTCTGGCGCCGGTGATATCTATTAATAATGAGGTGCATGGACGATTATCACCGGACAAAATTGCCGGGATATTGGCTAAATACGAGTAG
- the nuoF gene encoding NADH-quinone oxidoreductase subunit NuoF, whose product MAENQRILVCAGTGCASSGALPIIDILNDEIKRRGLEETVSVVGTGCQGFCEKGPTLVIEPQQILYTRVTGEDVAEIIEQELIKGERVERLLLVDQTTQKPVSSMEDITFFSKQHRIVLHNCGVIDPKKIEDYTARDGYKGIEKALKGMSPEEVMEEVKQSGLRGRGGAGFPTGVKWGFCRSTPSDKKYIICNADEGDPGAFMDRSVLEGDPHSVIEGMLIGAYAIGADEGYVYCRAEYPLAIKHLGIAIKQAEEAGYLGDNILGSGFNFHLKVFEGAGAFVCGEETALMASIEGKRGMPRVRPPFPAVSGLWGKPTNINNVETWSNIPHILRNGAEWYSQFGTEKSKGTKIFALTGKVNNTGLVEVPMGTTLREIIFEIGGGIQGGKKFKAVQIGGPSGGCLPEDMLDLAVDYDTLTQAGAMVGSGGLVIMDETTCMVDIARYFLNFSKKESCGKCTPCREGTTRMYEILDRITKGEGKEEDIDTLENLALTIKETSLCGLGQFAPSPILATIKYFRHEYEAHIRDHKCPAHNCSALLSYTIDTEKCKMCSLCAKNCPTNCISGDKKTNTPYVIDEEKCIKCGTCMDKCKFGAVSRA is encoded by the coding sequence ATGGCTGAGAACCAACGGATTCTAGTTTGTGCAGGGACGGGATGTGCCTCTTCGGGAGCACTGCCGATCATCGATATTTTAAATGATGAGATCAAACGACGAGGACTTGAAGAAACCGTAAGCGTCGTTGGGACAGGATGTCAGGGGTTTTGTGAAAAGGGTCCAACCCTCGTCATTGAACCGCAGCAGATCTTGTATACTCGGGTTACAGGGGAAGATGTGGCGGAAATTATCGAGCAGGAGCTTATCAAAGGGGAACGAGTTGAACGACTCCTTCTTGTCGATCAAACGACTCAAAAACCGGTAAGTTCAATGGAAGACATCACGTTTTTTTCGAAGCAGCATCGAATTGTTCTTCATAACTGCGGTGTGATTGATCCGAAGAAGATTGAAGATTACACGGCACGGGATGGTTATAAGGGCATTGAAAAAGCCTTAAAAGGGATGTCGCCCGAAGAGGTCATGGAAGAAGTTAAGCAATCCGGACTTCGCGGCCGAGGCGGCGCGGGGTTCCCTACAGGGGTAAAATGGGGTTTCTGTCGTTCAACTCCAAGTGATAAAAAATATATTATTTGTAACGCGGACGAAGGTGATCCGGGTGCCTTCATGGACCGCAGCGTGCTTGAAGGAGATCCGCATTCTGTCATCGAAGGAATGCTTATTGGGGCTTATGCCATCGGAGCAGATGAAGGATATGTTTACTGTCGTGCAGAATACCCATTAGCCATTAAGCACTTGGGAATTGCGATCAAGCAAGCGGAGGAAGCAGGTTACCTGGGAGATAACATTCTAGGCTCAGGCTTTAATTTTCATCTGAAAGTGTTTGAAGGGGCTGGAGCCTTTGTATGCGGAGAAGAAACCGCATTGATGGCTTCTATCGAAGGGAAGCGCGGAATGCCGAGAGTTCGCCCGCCTTTTCCTGCTGTTAGTGGGCTTTGGGGTAAACCAACCAATATCAATAACGTTGAAACCTGGTCCAATATTCCCCATATTTTGCGTAACGGAGCTGAATGGTATTCCCAATTCGGGACTGAAAAAAGTAAAGGTACAAAGATCTTTGCTTTGACCGGTAAGGTAAACAATACCGGCCTAGTAGAAGTTCCTATGGGCACAACTCTAAGGGAGATCATCTTTGAAATTGGCGGAGGTATTCAGGGCGGTAAGAAATTTAAAGCGGTTCAAATTGGCGGTCCCTCCGGAGGGTGCTTGCCTGAGGACATGCTGGATCTTGCTGTGGATTATGATACTTTGACGCAAGCTGGAGCAATGGTTGGCTCAGGTGGACTTGTCATCATGGATGAGACTACTTGTATGGTTGACATCGCCCGTTATTTCTTGAACTTTTCTAAGAAAGAGTCTTGTGGGAAATGTACTCCCTGTCGTGAGGGAACTACCCGAATGTACGAAATTCTGGATAGAATCACCAAAGGAGAAGGAAAAGAGGAAGATATCGATACCTTAGAGAATCTTGCCTTAACCATTAAGGAAACCTCTCTTTGTGGATTAGGTCAATTCGCGCCAAGCCCGATTCTCGCAACCATTAAATATTTCAGGCATGAGTATGAGGCGCATATCCGTGACCATAAGTGTCCAGCCCATAATTGCTCGGCTTTACTGAGCTATACCATTGATACGGAGAAATGCAAAATGTGCAGTCTCTGTGCTAAAAACTGTCCGACAAATTGCATTTCAGGAGATAAAAAGACCAATACTCCGTATGTCATTGATGAAGAGAAGTGCATCAAATGCGGAACTTGTATGGACAAATGTAAATTTGGTGCAGTTAGTCGAGCTTAA
- a CDS encoding 2Fe-2S iron-sulfur cluster-binding protein → MEWLTLTIDGCEVSVPKGTTVLDACRMNDIPIPTLCHAPELTSSGACRLCVVQIEGMRNLPPSCVTQAAQGMKVETQNAKVRNARKTILELLVANHPLDCMTCQKFGDCSLADYAYEYGVTGKMYQGEKRDYPIDNDNPYILRDLNKCILCGKCIATCEAVPERSVIGFAFRGFKTKVSTFMDTDLKDSSCVYCNRCVAICPVGALVDKNTLGKGRAWEFTKEEVTCTFCEAGCKFNINYKKGKIVGVTAKSAASGRPLCLKGRLGSDFKYNPERLEKPFVNQNGEFVQVTWSEFLGLGNIVDKINMLEGQ, encoded by the coding sequence TTGGAGTGGCTCACACTAACAATTGATGGGTGTGAAGTCAGCGTTCCCAAAGGAACGACTGTGCTTGATGCCTGTCGGATGAATGATATTCCTATTCCGACGTTATGTCATGCCCCTGAGCTTACATCGTCGGGTGCCTGTCGTTTATGCGTCGTCCAAATTGAAGGAATGAGGAATCTGCCGCCGTCTTGCGTTACTCAAGCAGCCCAGGGCATGAAAGTTGAAACACAGAACGCTAAAGTCCGAAATGCACGTAAAACAATTTTGGAATTGTTGGTAGCTAACCATCCCTTAGATTGTATGACCTGTCAAAAATTTGGAGATTGTTCTCTAGCGGACTATGCCTATGAATACGGCGTTACCGGTAAAATGTATCAAGGGGAAAAACGTGATTATCCTATCGACAACGATAATCCTTATATTTTAAGGGACCTCAATAAGTGTATTTTATGCGGCAAATGTATTGCCACATGTGAGGCAGTACCGGAACGTAGTGTCATTGGTTTCGCTTTTCGGGGATTTAAGACTAAAGTATCCACGTTTATGGACACTGACCTAAAAGATTCGAGTTGTGTCTATTGCAACCGCTGTGTGGCAATCTGTCCAGTTGGAGCCTTAGTCGACAAAAATACGTTGGGCAAAGGACGAGCTTGGGAGTTTACGAAAGAAGAAGTTACTTGTACGTTTTGTGAAGCAGGGTGTAAGTTTAATATTAACTACAAGAAAGGTAAAATTGTGGGAGTTACAGCGAAATCCGCCGCTAGCGGGCGACCACTTTGCCTTAAAGGGCGTCTTGGGTCTGATTTCAAGTATAACCCTGAGCGCCTGGAAAAGCCCTTTGTTAATCAAAATGGAGAGTTTGTCCAAGTGACTTGGTCAGAATTTTTAGGACTTGGCAACATTGTGGATAAAATTAACATGCTAGAAGGGCAGTAA
- the fdhF gene encoding formate dehydrogenase subunit alpha: MEWYTLTIDGREVSVPKGTTVLDACRMNDIPIPTLCHAPELTSAGACRLCVVQIEGMRNLPPSCVTQVAQGMKVETQNPKVRNARKTILELLVANHPLDCMTCQKMGDCSLAEYAYEYGVTGEVYQGEKRDLPIDNGNPFILRDPNKCILCGKCIRACSEIQGKSILDFSFRGFDTQVGPAFNLPYHESDCDFCGSCLSVCPVGALTEKQMAGKARPWEVSKVQTTCPFCGTGCNFDLNVKDGKVIGVTSNENAPVNGKALCVKGRFGMDMIYSDNRLTTPLIRKNGELVPADWDEALDLVASKLGEIKKTYGPNSIAALSSAHCTNEENYLMQKFMRAVIGTNNVDHCARTUHAPTVAGLATSFGSGAMTNSINEIPDTNVMFVIGSNATEAHPVIGTKMKQALAKGAKLIVADPRCIDLAEHSDVWLRLQPGTDIALINGIMNIILANGWEDKAFIEERTEGFEKLREAVKAYTPEVVSKVTGVPVEKLEEAAKIYATAEKAQIFYTLGITEHTYGTDNVMSLANLAMLTGNIGRESTGVNPMRGQNNVQGACDMGALPNVYPGYQQVANPEVQAKFEAAWGVPLDPNPGFMIPDMFEAAVSKNLRALYVLGEDPVITDADANHVRKGLQSLDFLIVQEIFLSETAKLADVVLPGASFAEKTGTFTNTERRVQMVNQAIKPIGNAKTDGQIICELATRMGYPFEYKSSAEVMQEVASLAPSFAGITHERLGTQGLQWPVPHAEHPGTKFLHEGKFTRGKGQFVAIENQLPAELPDEEYPLLLSTGRKLSHYNVFTQHSPSLEEHSPEELAEVNPSDAERLGIEDGEQVKVASRRGELKTKIKVTNRVPEGVVFMTLHYFDSPTNVLTNGAYDKVTKTYEYKVCGVKISKIS, encoded by the coding sequence TTGGAATGGTACACGCTAACAATTGATGGACGTGAAGTCAGCGTTCCCAAGGGAACGACCGTACTTGATGCCTGTCGTATGAATGATATTCCGATTCCTACCTTGTGTCATGCTCCGGAGCTTACCTCTGCGGGTGCGTGTCGCTTGTGCGTTGTTCAAATCGAGGGAATGCGCAATCTTCCGCCCTCATGCGTCACACAAGTAGCACAAGGCATGAAAGTGGAGACGCAAAATCCCAAAGTCCGCAATGCTCGTAAAACGATCTTAGAACTTTTGGTGGCAAATCATCCCCTAGACTGCATGACCTGTCAGAAAATGGGGGATTGTTCCTTGGCAGAGTATGCCTATGAATATGGTGTAACCGGTGAAGTTTATCAAGGTGAAAAACGCGATCTCCCGATTGACAATGGTAATCCGTTTATCTTAAGAGATCCTAACAAATGTATTCTATGTGGTAAATGCATTAGGGCTTGCTCTGAGATCCAGGGAAAAAGTATTCTGGACTTTTCCTTTAGAGGATTTGATACTCAGGTAGGTCCGGCTTTCAATTTACCTTATCACGAGTCGGATTGTGATTTCTGCGGTTCCTGCCTTTCAGTCTGTCCGGTAGGAGCCCTGACCGAAAAACAAATGGCTGGTAAAGCACGTCCTTGGGAAGTATCCAAAGTTCAAACGACATGCCCATTTTGCGGCACTGGATGTAACTTTGACTTAAATGTCAAAGATGGAAAAGTCATTGGGGTGACCTCGAATGAGAATGCACCGGTTAATGGCAAAGCTTTGTGTGTCAAAGGCCGCTTTGGGATGGACATGATTTATAGTGATAATCGTCTGACAACTCCTCTGATCAGAAAAAATGGGGAACTGGTTCCAGCGGATTGGGATGAGGCTTTAGATTTAGTCGCCAGCAAGTTAGGCGAGATCAAAAAGACCTATGGCCCGAACTCTATTGCTGCCTTAAGCTCAGCTCATTGCACCAATGAAGAAAATTATTTAATGCAAAAATTTATGCGCGCGGTGATCGGTACAAACAATGTCGATCACTGCGCCAGGACTTGACACGCTCCCACTGTGGCCGGTCTGGCCACCTCATTTGGATCCGGAGCGATGACCAACTCCATCAATGAAATTCCAGATACCAATGTCATGTTTGTCATTGGGTCAAACGCAACAGAAGCTCACCCAGTCATTGGGACGAAAATGAAGCAAGCACTCGCTAAGGGTGCAAAATTGATTGTAGCAGATCCTCGCTGCATCGATCTTGCCGAACATTCAGATGTTTGGCTGAGACTCCAACCGGGAACAGATATTGCCTTGATCAATGGGATCATGAACATTATTCTGGCTAACGGATGGGAAGACAAAGCGTTTATTGAAGAACGTACGGAAGGTTTCGAAAAACTGCGTGAAGCTGTTAAAGCCTATACTCCTGAGGTAGTGAGTAAGGTAACGGGAGTTCCGGTTGAGAAATTGGAAGAAGCCGCTAAAATCTATGCTACTGCGGAAAAGGCCCAGATCTTCTATACCTTGGGAATTACTGAGCACACCTATGGTACGGATAATGTCATGAGTTTAGCAAACCTGGCAATGCTTACAGGCAATATCGGCAGAGAAAGCACAGGGGTTAACCCAATGCGCGGGCAAAATAATGTTCAGGGTGCTTGCGATATGGGTGCACTGCCTAATGTTTACCCTGGTTACCAACAGGTTGCGAATCCGGAAGTACAAGCGAAATTCGAGGCGGCTTGGGGAGTACCGCTAGACCCCAATCCGGGCTTTATGATCCCAGACATGTTCGAAGCGGCGGTTAGTAAAAATTTGCGGGCTTTGTATGTTTTAGGTGAAGATCCGGTGATTACGGATGCGGATGCCAATCATGTACGCAAAGGCCTGCAGTCCCTTGATTTCCTCATAGTCCAAGAAATCTTCTTGTCCGAAACCGCTAAGTTAGCAGACGTTGTCTTACCTGGGGCCAGTTTTGCCGAGAAAACAGGTACATTCACGAATACTGAGCGTCGGGTGCAAATGGTGAATCAAGCCATTAAGCCTATCGGTAATGCTAAGACAGATGGACAGATTATTTGTGAACTAGCTACTCGTATGGGATATCCTTTCGAATATAAATCTTCCGCTGAAGTTATGCAGGAAGTCGCCAGCCTTGCTCCTTCTTTTGCTGGGATCACCCATGAGCGACTAGGGACCCAAGGGTTGCAATGGCCGGTACCTCATGCAGAACACCCAGGCACCAAGTTCTTGCACGAAGGCAAGTTCACTCGGGGCAAAGGACAGTTTGTGGCGATCGAGAATCAACTGCCTGCTGAATTACCGGATGAGGAGTATCCGCTCTTACTCAGTACCGGGCGTAAACTTTCTCATTATAATGTCTTCACACAACACTCGCCATCTTTGGAAGAACATTCTCCTGAAGAATTGGCAGAGGTCAATCCGTCAGATGCTGAACGGCTTGGAATCGAAGACGGTGAACAAGTCAAGGTGGCATCCCGTCGGGGTGAACTGAAAACTAAAATCAAGGTTACAAATCGAGTGCCTGAAGGCGTGGTCTTCATGACCCTCCACTACTTTGATTCCCCCACCAATGTCTTAACCAATGGGGCGTATGATAAAGTCACTAAAACCTATGAGTATAAAGTTTGCGGCGTGAAGATCTCAAAGATCAGTTGA